The Teredinibacter sp. KSP-S5-2 genomic interval TCGGGAGTTGCGTAATAGCGCGATTTTGTTCAGGTTTACGCTAAGTTGGATTGCCATCGATTTACTGTACCTTTACTGCAGCTGGCGCTTTAGGCGTGTTTGTATTACTCACGGGTTTAACTCGGTAAGCCTTAAGGATACGCACCGGGTAATTCGGGGCTTCCGGGTAGGCGTTATAAAGACCGCGTGGTTCCTTTTCTATTTTTTTAACTACCTCATAACCTTCAACCACCTTGCCGAATACTGTGTAACCGGGTCCAAACGTGGTGGCATCCAAATGGGGGTTATCTTTTACGTTAATAAAGAACTGAGCTGAGGCGCTATCCGGGTCATTAAGCCTGGCCATAGAAAGAGTGCCGACTTTATTCTTTAAGCCGTTTTTGGATTCGTTTTTAATGTTATCGCGTGTTTGCTTACGGGCGAAGTCATAGGTCAGTCCGCCACCTTGAACCATAAAATCCGGGATAACACGGTGAAAAATTGTGCCGTTATAGAAGCCTGAATCGACGTACTCTAGAAAATTTTCAACGGTGATTGGTGCTTTGTCTGCATAGAGTTCAATCTTCATTGTACCGAGGTCGGTTTCTAGCATCACTTCTACAGTGTTGGATTTTTTCTCTGCAAATGCATTGATTGCAAAGGAAAAAATAACGCTAAAAGCGGCCAGTAAAGCCACAGATTTTATCGCTTTCATTCAATTTTCATCCGATTTTATTGTGTGGGAATTTTATATTAGGCCCAGTCAGAATAGCGTCTTTTGGGTTTTAGCATGGGCAGTAATGAAGACAGTATCATCCCCAGAATTAACAGGGCTGCACCATAGAACATGAAGTCGGCACTTTTGTCGTCTTTTAACTTATCGTTTTCAATGGTGAGGCTTTCGTTTTCTGCCTGCATTATCTGGTGCTTCTCAAGTAACTCTTGGTAGCGTCTGTCGAGGTCAATGGTGTTTGCGCTGAGTTTCTTTAAGTTCTCGTATTTTTCCTGCAGGCTTTCACCCTGCTGGCTGGTTTTCTTCAGCTCTTTATCTGTCGCTTGCTTCGCTTGAGTTAACACGTTATTGGCTTGGGTAAGTTGCTTATTTTTTTGTTTAAGCTCGGCATTTTGCGCAATCATTTTGGCGAGGGCAGTACGTGAGGACTCCTCTTCCATGATGTACTGGTTGCGAATCCAACCTTCTGTTCCATTCTGTAATCTGACTCTCGACCATTCCTGATCCGCACTGACTTCCAGCAGAGTCATCTCGGTTCCGCTTTTAAGGCCTTTATGTACAATCCGATACTCGTTACCTTGTCCACTTCTCAATGGGACATAGAGCATATCGGAAACATAGCGCTTTTGGTTGCCGCCATCCTGAGCTTGAAGATTTGATGTTAGTAAAACTAAGCCGGATGCAATAAGTGTGATAAGAAACTTTGACATGACTGACCTGGGTAAAATGCTAATGTAATGATTAAATTAAGGAAGAACCAATTTAAACGGTTTTACCGTGACCTGGGCATAAACCCCGGCTGCAATATACGGGTCTGCATCTGCCCAGGTTTGCGCAGCATCTAAAGAATCAAACTCCGCCACGACCAAGCTCCCGGTAAAACCGGCTTCCCCTGGTTCATTGGAATCAACAGCTGGGTGCGGCCCGGCGAGAATTAAACGGCCCTGGTTCTTCAATTCATTCAAACGGGCCAGATGGTCTGCCCGTGCGGATTTTCTTTTTTCCAAACTGTTTTCAACGTCTTGACTGATAATGGCGTAAAGCATGGGGATTCCTGTCATTATTTTTTCGGTTCGGGTTCAATAAAAACGTGTTCCAAGGGTAGCTGAGTTAGGCGTTTGATACTGCGAAACAGGTAGAAAAGTGCACCGACTAAGATCAGCATGGATGGAATAGCAATGACGGGATAACTCAACGCAGTCATTTTTCCCAGCTCGGCATTAAATTCTTCCGTACCCGGAGGACTGACGATAATGACTTTAGCCAGGATGTAATTCAGGCAGGAGGAAAAAAAGAAAGACGTGGCAATTAAATAAGATGCATTGACCAGCGTTCGGCCAAATGCCGTTTCGTTTTGATGTTCTTTCAGTGCCTGGTTTACCCGGTCAATCTGGATAATTTTGTCGTTAAACAAAAGTGTTTTCACCAAAGGATATTTGGTTTTCAAAGAAAGGATGGTTGCAAGACCGAGAATAGCCGGAATAGCAGCCTCTTTAATCGCAATATATTTGGGGTCCAGTTCCAATAAACTGATACCGCCAGTGAGAAGGATGCTGATTACCCCGAGAGCGGAAAAGAAGTTAACCTTCTTGGCTCGGAAGAAATCCATTACCCCATAACCAATGGGGAAGGCCAGGGCAACCACAATTCCCATCTTTACGCCGAGATAATTCTCGCCGCTGAATTTGGTCAAAATGACCGTGGGAATCACGATGTTTAGTAGTAGATTCAGTAATAAGTTTTCTTTTTTTTCGTTATCTTGTTTCATTACAGTACATCTTTTCGGTATCTTAGTCGTCTTTTGACCGAGCGCTTTGCCCACCTATATTCACGCTAAGACGTTAATTTTAAAGTAGTTTTCATGACAGATATTTACGATCTTCATTGTCACAGCAACCTTTCTGACGGTATTTTAAGCCCTGAAGAGCTGGTGTCGAGAGCAAAATTGCAGTCTGTGCGCACTCTAGCATTAACAGACCACGATACTCTAGCGGGAGTTCAGCGGGCTCAGGCTCAGGCTGAGAGGGAAGGCATTCATTTAATCACTGGAATTGAGTTCTCCTGTCAATGGGGAGGGCGGGGTATACATATCGTTGGTCTGAATATTGATATTCACAGTGATGCAATGTTGCACGCGGTCGACCATCAGGCACGACTTCGACTGTGGAGAGCGGAAAAAATTGCAGAGAAGTTAGAGAAAAATGGGGTTGAGAATGCCCTGCAAGGTGCGATGTCGATAGCTGAGGAAGAGGGGGGCAATCAAGCCGGGCAGGTGTTGGGGAGACCGCATTTTGCTAAATATATGGTGAAAGCGGGTGTGGTAGCCAATATAAACCAAGCGTTCAAGCGCTATTTGGGTGCGGGTAAACCTGGGGATATCAAACAGGTGTGGCCGGAAATAGGCGATGTTACCGAGTGGATTCGCACCGCGGGAGGCGTTGCCGTGTTGGCACATCCGGCGAAATATAAAATGACGCGGACCAAGTTAAGAGTTTTGCTGGATGACTTTATCGATGTTGGTGGCCAGGCTATGGAGATTATCAGTGGTAAGCAGGCGACAAACATCACCAAGGATATGGCCAATCTTGCCAACAACATGAAGCTACATGCATCCTGCGGCAGTGATTTTCACGTGCCTGGCCAGCACTGGCAGGAACTGGGTGCCTTTGGCTCCATGGCTCGAGGGGTAAAACCCGTCTGGGATCTTTGGCAATAATCGTCTAAGCCATTCTTTTTATTAAAACCTGTCATAACCAGACTAAAATAAGGGTAGAATAGTCGGCCGTTTTTTCCGGTTGGAAACTATCCATGCCGTGGGCTCTAACGTGAGCTGACGGGACACAGCAGCAAAAACAAGGTTTACTTATGGCGCAGTTTTTCAGTATTCACCCCGAAAACCCTCAAGGTCGACTTATCTCACAAGCTGTCGATATTGTCAGGCGCGGTGGACTGATAGCGTACCCTACTGATTCCGCCTATGCCCTGGGTTGCCATATTGGTGACAAGTTTGCCCTGGATCGTATTCGTGCTATTCGACAGTTGGATAAAAGTCATAATTTCACGTTAATGTGTCGTGACCTTTCAGAGTTAGCGAATTATGCGCGGGTTGATAACACCATATTTCGTCTGATCAAAAACCATACTCCTGGTGCCTACACCTTTATCCTCAACGCAACATCGGAAGTGCCTCGCAGGTTGCAGCACCCAAAACGTAAAACGCTCGGAATGCGTGTACCCAACAACCCTATTGCTCTGGCTTTATTGGAAGAGTTGGGTGAGCCAATTATGACCAGCTCGTTGATTCTGCCTGGAGATGTTGAACCTTTGACCGACCCTTACGACATCCGTGAAACGCTAGAACACCAGTTAGAACTGGTCATCGATGGCGGTTTTTGTGGCCTTGAAGCCACTACGGTGGTTGATCTTACGGGCGATGAGCCTGTCATTGCCCGTCACGGTTGTGGTGACCCAGCTCCTTTCGAAGCATAAAAATCTCTGCTGAGTGTATTCTTCCTGGCTTAGGTACCGGTATAATGCGCGGTTTCATGCCGTGAGCGTAGCGGTGCAGGCAGTATTCATTTTAGTTGAGGCGACATTTTGTCCGACGTTGAACCCGTAGTAGACACAGATCCAGATATGATTGATCAGCCTGACGCTGAAGCTCAGAGCTCTGTGTCTGAAGGCTTGCCTTCAGTTGATGAGACCGAAGGGGCTGGCGTCGAGGCCAGTGAGGCCAAAGAAGAACCTGCCGCGGAAAAGTCTGATCACCACCCTCAGCAATCGGAAATG includes:
- a CDS encoding L-threonylcarbamoyladenylate synthase gives rise to the protein MAQFFSIHPENPQGRLISQAVDIVRRGGLIAYPTDSAYALGCHIGDKFALDRIRAIRQLDKSHNFTLMCRDLSELANYARVDNTIFRLIKNHTPGAYTFILNATSEVPRRLQHPKRKTLGMRVPNNPIALALLEELGEPIMTSSLILPGDVEPLTDPYDIRETLEHQLELVIDGGFCGLEATTVVDLTGDEPVIARHGCGDPAPFEA
- a CDS encoding VC0807 family protein; translation: MKQDNEKKENLLLNLLLNIVIPTVILTKFSGENYLGVKMGIVVALAFPIGYGVMDFFRAKKVNFFSALGVISILLTGGISLLELDPKYIAIKEAAIPAILGLATILSLKTKYPLVKTLLFNDKIIQIDRVNQALKEHQNETAFGRTLVNASYLIATSFFFSSCLNYILAKVIIVSPPGTEEFNAELGKMTALSYPVIAIPSMLILVGALFYLFRSIKRLTQLPLEHVFIEPEPKK
- a CDS encoding YciI family protein encodes the protein MLYAIISQDVENSLEKRKSARADHLARLNELKNQGRLILAGPHPAVDSNEPGEAGFTGSLVVAEFDSLDAAQTWADADPYIAAGVYAQVTVKPFKLVLP
- a CDS encoding TIGR04211 family SH3 domain-containing protein, which encodes MSKFLITLIASGLVLLTSNLQAQDGGNQKRYVSDMLYVPLRSGQGNEYRIVHKGLKSGTEMTLLEVSADQEWSRVRLQNGTEGWIRNQYIMEEESSRTALAKMIAQNAELKQKNKQLTQANNVLTQAKQATDKELKKTSQQGESLQEKYENLKKLSANTIDLDRRYQELLEKHQIMQAENESLTIENDKLKDDKSADFMFYGAALLILGMILSSLLPMLKPKRRYSDWA
- a CDS encoding peptidylprolyl isomerase, whose protein sequence is MKAIKSVALLAAFSVIFSFAINAFAEKKSNTVEVMLETDLGTMKIELYADKAPITVENFLEYVDSGFYNGTIFHRVIPDFMVQGGGLTYDFARKQTRDNIKNESKNGLKNKVGTLSMARLNDPDSASAQFFINVKDNPHLDATTFGPGYTVFGKVVEGYEVVKKIEKEPRGLYNAYPEAPNYPVRILKAYRVKPVSNTNTPKAPAAVKVQ
- a CDS encoding PHP domain-containing protein — encoded protein: MTDIYDLHCHSNLSDGILSPEELVSRAKLQSVRTLALTDHDTLAGVQRAQAQAEREGIHLITGIEFSCQWGGRGIHIVGLNIDIHSDAMLHAVDHQARLRLWRAEKIAEKLEKNGVENALQGAMSIAEEEGGNQAGQVLGRPHFAKYMVKAGVVANINQAFKRYLGAGKPGDIKQVWPEIGDVTEWIRTAGGVAVLAHPAKYKMTRTKLRVLLDDFIDVGGQAMEIISGKQATNITKDMANLANNMKLHASCGSDFHVPGQHWQELGAFGSMARGVKPVWDLWQ